The following coding sequences lie in one Rutidosis leptorrhynchoides isolate AG116_Rl617_1_P2 chromosome 6, CSIRO_AGI_Rlap_v1, whole genome shotgun sequence genomic window:
- the LOC139854330 gene encoding uncharacterized protein, translated as MAPPKKWRDLFLLFQFRKTDLLGPTKKDMGFLGVSLLLLTRFRVPLKNRLDNHESLPYENKAECQVDQFTVKHIWQGSRANSLLHRLGRSKVQSNVQQSVSRSGMSVRKLSLYTPAGRKAAGEGGGDWARSIRREFPIQIEAPIKKILRRLRDRVLISRRRPWPIHVACLMKFSDGDIVNWSAGIAISPLSYYRCSDNLYQVRTIVDHQIRWSAIFTPAHKHKSSARNIILKYSKDSNIVNKEGGKTLAEFPNSIDLGKLGPGQDPNNKEHSTTSRV; from the exons ATGGCTCCCCCAAAAAAATGGAGAGATTTGTTCTTGCTCTTCCAATTCAGGAAGACTGATTTGCTTGGTCCAACCAAAAAAGATATGGGATTTTTGGGCGTCAGTCTTCTATTACTTACGAGATTTCGAGTTCCCTTGAAAAACAGACTGGATAATCA TGAATCCCTCCCCTACGAGAACAAGGCAGAATGTCAGGTAGATCAATTCACCGTCAAGCACATCTGGCAAGGATCAAGGGCGAACTCATTGTTGCATAGATTAGGTCGGAGTAAGGTGCAATCGAACGTCCAACAGTCAGTCTCACGATCGGGCATGAGTGTCCGGAAGTTGTCATTGTATACTCCTGCGGGTCGGAAGGCGGCTGGGGAAGGAGGGGGAGACTGGGCGAGATCTATCAGAAGGGAATTCCCCATACAAATAGAGGCGCCTATCAAAAAGATACTCCGAAGGCTTCGGGATCGAGTTCTCATTAGCCGAAGAAGACCCTGGCCAATCCACGTGGCCTGCTTGATGAAATTCAGCGATGGAGACATTGTAAATTGGTCCGCGGGCATCGCGATAAGTCCTCTGTCCTACTACAGGTGCAGCGACAACCTTTACCAAGTCCGAACGATTGTCGACCACCAGATCCGCTGGTCTGCAATATTCACCCCGGCCCACAAGCACAAATCCTCGGCGCGGAATATAATCCTAAAGTACTCAAAAGACTCAAATATAGTAAATAAAGAAGGTGGTAAGACCCTTGCAGAGTTCCCCAACAGCATAGACCTTGGGAAACTCGGACCCGGTCAAGATCCGAACAACAAGGAGCACTCAACTACTAGTAGAGTCTAG